From a single Vibrio toranzoniae genomic region:
- a CDS encoding NRDE family protein — MCSVSWLLEENGYQVFFNRDEQKTRALAMPPKQYRVNGVDIIMPLDPTGGGSWISINEFGLSLCLLNNYQGIVPAGPLVSRGLLLKNLSSSRNISKLSEAFHQLDLHSFAPFTLLAFAPNLTQHHGLVIAYMWDGIQQKIVETDSPLFSSGVDLERVQAYRQAKYNQLMATGKNQQNLLLFHSHHHNEQPHLATCMHREDAHTVSFTHLRNLHGQASMFYASGSPCEPIKPCQINQQRFTFDLSPAINL; from the coding sequence ATGTGTTCAGTATCTTGGCTACTTGAAGAAAATGGCTATCAGGTCTTTTTTAATCGCGATGAACAAAAGACGCGAGCACTGGCGATGCCGCCTAAACAATATCGAGTTAACGGTGTCGATATCATCATGCCACTCGACCCAACGGGCGGTGGTAGTTGGATAAGTATTAATGAGTTCGGGCTTTCGCTTTGTCTACTCAATAACTATCAAGGCATAGTCCCTGCTGGACCTTTAGTCAGCCGTGGTTTGTTACTTAAGAACCTATCATCGAGTCGTAACATCAGTAAGCTCTCTGAAGCATTTCATCAGCTCGACCTGCACTCTTTTGCCCCGTTTACCTTGTTGGCTTTTGCGCCGAACTTAACTCAACACCATGGTTTGGTGATTGCCTACATGTGGGATGGCATTCAACAAAAAATAGTCGAAACCGATTCTCCACTGTTCTCATCCGGTGTTGATTTAGAGCGAGTGCAAGCCTACCGACAAGCAAAGTACAACCAACTTATGGCAACAGGCAAGAATCAGCAGAACTTACTGCTGTTCCACTCTCACCATCACAACGAACAACCTCATTTAGCGACCTGTATGCATCGCGAAGACGCACATACCGTGAGCTTTACACACTTACGTAACCTGCATGGTCAAGCCTCTATGTTTTATGCATCCGGCTCGCCATGCGAACCCATTAAACCATGCCAGATAAATCAGCAGCGCTTTACCTTTGATTTATCACCCGCAATCAATCTATAG
- a CDS encoding YHS domain-containing (seleno)protein, giving the protein MRKLITMVMLLVSPYVFAADEIYTEFFSSKALDGYDTVAYFTSGKPVEGSKKFSTEYKGADWYFSSEKNLTLFVNNPEKYAPQYGGYCAWAVSAKNDFAPGDPQYWTIVDDKLYLNYDQEIQEAWEQDRAQHIQQADKVWPQLIK; this is encoded by the coding sequence ATGAGAAAACTAATCACCATGGTCATGCTACTTGTTAGCCCGTACGTATTTGCCGCCGATGAAATCTACACTGAGTTCTTTAGCAGCAAGGCGCTCGATGGCTACGATACCGTCGCGTATTTCACTTCCGGTAAGCCCGTTGAAGGCAGTAAAAAATTCAGCACTGAATACAAAGGCGCGGACTGGTATTTCTCTTCTGAAAAGAATCTGACTTTATTTGTTAATAATCCTGAAAAATATGCCCCTCAATATGGTGGCTATTGCGCATGGGCCGTTTCTGCCAAAAACGACTTCGCACCAGGCGATCCACAGTATTGGACCATAGTTGATGACAAACTTTATCTTAACTACGACCAAGAGATCCAAGAGGCTTGGGAGCAAGACCGTGCACAGCATATTCAACAAGCCGATAAAGTTTGGCCGCAGCTGATTAAGTAA
- a CDS encoding lysophospholipid acyltransferase family protein translates to MIDSPFRLPRYTPFGLGESVVEWATGLSKLNRLYQDRPNELSSFEFMHHTLSALNIDYSVASGSTENIPEEGPVVIVANHPLGAIEGVILADLVGSVRKDVKVLANELLKRLPELDDLFIGVDVFNSKESKRTNAKAIRDANRHLADGGLLIVFPAGEVSSYRKGAKTLTDIEWSKSVAKFVKRHQATTVPIFINGKNSELFYQAGRVHPLLRTALLGRELLNKQATTISISIGSSIPCSEIKSFEKEMDIVNYLRLNTYLMSQQDSPSTPIHAPSFDTQVIAPISPEVLSIEIDSLPEEMKLLEQGDFEVYCTPSQSIPNLMREIGRVREESFREVGEGSGLACDLDEYDLYYHQLFVWNKAKAELVGAYRLGMVDKLIAEHGLDQLYSRSLFNYNQEFIDTLDNSIELGRSVVSKPYQKSLNSLLLLWKGIATFVSRHPQYTHLFGPVSISNDYSHNARLLIATTLSIHHYDEEKANLVSPSSPLNTSSHVFWQNHLLSSLASVPLLSKVLARMEQGKGLPVLLRQYLGMNGKLVCFNVDPSFNDALDGLIVVNLKKVPLKTLGKYMGRKLAQDYLEQHARR, encoded by the coding sequence ATGATTGATAGTCCTTTTCGTTTACCACGTTACACGCCTTTTGGTTTAGGTGAGTCTGTTGTCGAGTGGGCAACTGGGCTATCTAAGCTCAATCGACTCTATCAAGATAGACCAAACGAGTTATCTAGTTTTGAATTCATGCATCACACCCTGTCGGCGCTCAATATCGACTACTCGGTTGCATCGGGAAGCACGGAAAACATCCCGGAAGAAGGACCAGTCGTGATTGTGGCGAACCACCCACTTGGCGCCATTGAAGGTGTGATCCTTGCTGATCTCGTAGGATCGGTAAGAAAGGATGTGAAGGTATTAGCGAATGAATTACTCAAGCGACTGCCTGAACTGGATGATCTTTTCATTGGGGTTGATGTCTTTAATAGTAAAGAGTCGAAACGCACCAATGCCAAGGCTATTCGAGATGCCAATCGTCATTTGGCAGACGGTGGACTGTTGATTGTGTTCCCTGCGGGTGAAGTATCGAGTTACCGTAAAGGGGCAAAAACACTGACAGACATCGAATGGAGCAAATCGGTTGCCAAATTCGTCAAACGTCATCAAGCCACTACAGTTCCGATCTTCATCAATGGTAAAAACAGCGAACTTTTCTATCAAGCAGGTCGAGTCCATCCGCTATTAAGAACCGCTCTACTCGGCCGTGAACTTCTTAATAAGCAAGCGACGACTATCTCGATCTCGATTGGCTCATCGATTCCGTGTTCAGAGATAAAATCGTTTGAAAAAGAGATGGATATCGTCAACTACCTACGACTCAATACCTACCTAATGAGTCAACAAGATAGCCCGAGTACGCCAATCCACGCCCCCTCTTTCGATACCCAAGTGATAGCGCCAATATCACCAGAAGTATTATCAATCGAAATAGACTCACTCCCTGAAGAGATGAAACTACTCGAGCAGGGCGACTTTGAGGTCTACTGCACACCAAGCCAATCCATTCCAAACTTAATGCGTGAGATCGGTCGAGTCAGAGAAGAAAGTTTCCGTGAAGTTGGAGAAGGCAGCGGGCTTGCTTGTGATTTAGATGAGTACGATCTTTACTACCACCAACTGTTTGTGTGGAACAAAGCGAAGGCAGAATTGGTCGGCGCTTATCGACTTGGTATGGTCGACAAATTAATCGCAGAGCACGGACTTGATCAGCTCTACTCTCGTAGTCTGTTTAACTACAATCAAGAGTTCATCGATACGTTAGACAACAGCATTGAACTTGGTCGCTCTGTAGTGAGTAAACCTTATCAAAAAAGCCTTAACTCACTGTTACTGCTATGGAAAGGTATCGCGACCTTTGTGTCTCGTCACCCTCAATACACCCACCTATTTGGCCCGGTCAGTATCAGTAATGATTACAGCCACAATGCGCGCCTGTTGATCGCGACCACCTTATCAATTCACCACTACGATGAGGAAAAAGCGAACCTGGTTTCACCTTCTTCACCACTCAATACCAGTAGTCATGTATTCTGGCAGAATCACCTATTATCGTCATTGGCGAGTGTGCCCTTACTTTCTAAAGTGCTAGCTCGTATGGAACAAGGAAAAGGGCTACCGGTGTTATTGCGCCAATACCTAGGGATGAACGGGAAACTAGTGTGCTTTAACGTCGACCCATCATTTAATGATGCTTTAGACGGCTTGATTGTGGTGAACCTTAAGAAAGTACCATTGAAAACTCTAGGTAAATACATGGGTCGAAAACTTGCTCAAGACTATCTAGAACAACATGCTCGACGCTGA
- a CDS encoding ATP-grasp domain-containing protein, producing the protein MSSPQDIHIIPAHQINAGMPLLEKDTVRSVSPYEFLPTWFFYTPVVIQSLMQGLRHFDWTLPLIANPSIKLSGMVGESKHEILSLAGSSSQRWISPFITLTKTDLSSKKQAENAHCALIQSDLDFPIVAKPDLGCRGVGVKLINNQDQLEQYIKSFPNNARFLLQEKAPYQAEAGVFYVRYPNKKQGEIISITLKYSPMVTGDGTSTLKQLIENSPRPGQLSHLYLPRHQDKLDRVLAEGEEFQLAFAGSHSRGCIFRDGNQYITQALTERLDEIFDDFDGFHFGRLDVKFKDMHSLMRGEDFTILEVNGASSEAGHIWDRNTPLREIFSTLLLQYRILFDIGAQQKQRGHQPPSFKSLLNAWQEERRLVQQYPTTD; encoded by the coding sequence ATGAGTTCACCGCAAGATATTCACATCATTCCAGCACATCAAATTAATGCAGGCATGCCCCTGCTTGAAAAAGATACCGTGCGCAGTGTCTCTCCTTATGAGTTTCTTCCGACGTGGTTCTTCTACACGCCAGTAGTGATTCAAAGCCTGATGCAAGGGTTACGGCACTTTGATTGGACGCTGCCGCTGATCGCCAACCCGAGCATCAAGTTAAGCGGCATGGTAGGCGAATCAAAGCACGAGATATTAAGCCTTGCCGGATCATCGAGTCAGCGTTGGATCTCGCCGTTTATCACCCTAACCAAAACCGATCTGAGCAGTAAGAAACAAGCCGAGAATGCACACTGCGCATTGATACAATCTGATCTCGATTTCCCTATTGTGGCGAAACCGGATCTGGGTTGCCGAGGTGTCGGAGTAAAGCTGATCAACAACCAAGATCAACTTGAGCAATACATTAAATCTTTCCCAAATAATGCTCGCTTTCTATTGCAAGAAAAGGCGCCTTACCAAGCCGAGGCTGGCGTTTTCTATGTTCGTTATCCAAACAAAAAGCAAGGCGAGATCATCTCGATCACTCTTAAATATTCGCCAATGGTGACGGGGGATGGTACCTCTACACTCAAACAGTTAATCGAGAACAGTCCACGTCCAGGGCAACTCAGTCACCTCTATCTCCCAAGGCATCAAGATAAACTGGATCGAGTGCTCGCAGAAGGCGAAGAGTTCCAACTTGCGTTTGCAGGTAGTCATAGCCGTGGCTGCATCTTCCGAGACGGCAATCAATACATCACTCAAGCTTTAACCGAACGTTTAGATGAGATATTCGACGACTTCGACGGCTTCCATTTTGGTCGACTCGACGTCAAATTCAAAGACATGCACAGCCTAATGAGAGGTGAGGATTTCACCATCCTTGAGGTTAATGGTGCAAGCAGTGAAGCCGGGCATATTTGGGATCGCAACACACCACTACGAGAGATATTTTCCACACTACTTCTGCAATACCGCATTCTTTTTGATATTGGCGCTCAACAGAAACAAAGAGGCCATCAACCTCCTTCTTTTAAGAGCTTGCTTAACGCGTGGCAAGAAGAGCGACGCCTTGTTCAACAATATCCGACCACCGACTAA
- a CDS encoding GNAT family N-acetyltransferase, which yields MINWYSLPFTELSTQQLYQLLKLRVDVFVVEQTCPYPELDGKDTLAGVQHLLGYADEELVACARLLPPGTTYDNASIGRVATKQSARGDGLGHQLLKEALTSCEVFWPSTAIDIGAQQHLESFYKSHGFKTISEMYLEDDIPHVDMRLEK from the coding sequence ATGATCAATTGGTACTCACTTCCCTTTACAGAACTTTCAACGCAACAACTTTATCAATTACTTAAATTACGAGTAGATGTATTTGTGGTTGAGCAGACTTGTCCTTATCCGGAGCTTGACGGTAAAGACACACTCGCAGGTGTTCAACACCTATTAGGCTACGCTGATGAAGAATTGGTAGCGTGCGCGCGTTTACTGCCACCGGGCACAACTTATGACAACGCCAGTATTGGTCGAGTCGCCACCAAACAATCCGCAAGAGGTGATGGCCTAGGACATCAACTACTGAAAGAAGCATTAACAAGCTGTGAAGTTTTTTGGCCGAGTACAGCCATCGATATTGGCGCACAACAACACCTAGAAAGCTTCTATAAAAGTCATGGATTCAAGACGATCTCTGAGATGTACTTGGAAGATGATATTCCACATGTAGACATGAGATTAGAGAAGTAA
- a CDS encoding Crp/Fnr family transcriptional regulator yields MHTSFIEQLQSFDFSESQIESLLAVAKPLELPTRHILINQGEMASSIYFVLEGLCHACYLTDDGKQYSKEFYWEQDWIIGFESLIKKQASPYLLETLTPITLLELPMIALTEWRASNNPLYLKLLETQLMHKENKERFMLLYTPEQRYQLFCEHYPDLEQRLNNNQIAAYLGITSISLSRIKGRINNS; encoded by the coding sequence ATGCACACCTCTTTTATCGAACAATTACAAAGCTTCGACTTCTCTGAAAGTCAAATTGAGTCTCTATTAGCCGTCGCGAAACCGCTTGAACTGCCGACGAGACACATACTGATCAACCAAGGAGAGATGGCGAGCTCAATCTACTTTGTACTTGAGGGCTTGTGCCATGCTTGCTACCTCACTGACGACGGTAAACAATACAGCAAAGAGTTCTACTGGGAACAAGATTGGATCATCGGTTTTGAGAGCTTAATAAAAAAACAAGCTTCCCCTTATCTACTGGAAACTTTAACGCCAATCACTCTATTAGAACTTCCAATGATAGCCCTAACTGAGTGGCGCGCATCGAATAACCCCTTGTATTTAAAGTTGTTAGAAACTCAACTGATGCATAAAGAAAACAAAGAACGCTTTATGCTACTCTACACCCCAGAGCAACGTTACCAACTTTTCTGCGAACATTATCCCGATCTGGAACAGCGCTTGAACAACAACCAGATTGCAGCCTACCTAGGAATAACCTCGATAAGCCTTAGCAGAATTAAAGGTCGAATTAACAATAGTTAA